Proteins from a single region of Geovibrio ferrireducens:
- a CDS encoding Wzz/FepE/Etk N-terminal domain-containing protein yields MDKDNRQIYEDEIDLLELAAIVWKRKLYIIGFVFLVSLAAVVYSLSLDNVYESRTVLKPTAQTSAQSSLGGLSTLAGFAGININSGGSVYADINVILSNKDFLADFIKENNLAPKLLKDPAIAETAEFKQNEKFNLFQLIYNDLKLAEDKNTQYITFSYNNTDPALAKEILTLLLKDISGVLRTKQLENLDKRIENYKLEIDRAADLTLKAKLSELVASLIQSKVLANADEYYGFSIMTEPSLSDPLDKVGPKRAQMCLAAFFVSLFLAVFSTLVLHFSGNNLKKRKKAYILSKNIQ; encoded by the coding sequence ATGGATAAGGATAACAGGCAGATATACGAGGATGAGATAGACCTTCTGGAACTGGCTGCGATTGTATGGAAACGTAAACTATACATAATAGGCTTTGTTTTTCTGGTTTCTCTTGCGGCGGTTGTCTATTCGCTGTCTCTTGACAATGTTTATGAGTCCAGAACCGTACTCAAGCCGACTGCTCAGACATCGGCTCAGAGCAGCCTCGGCGGTCTCAGCACTCTGGCGGGCTTTGCGGGTATAAATATCAACTCCGGCGGGTCAGTATATGCTGATATTAATGTTATCCTCAGCAATAAAGATTTTCTGGCAGACTTTATCAAAGAAAACAACCTAGCTCCTAAGCTTCTTAAAGACCCTGCGATAGCTGAAACCGCTGAGTTTAAACAGAATGAGAAATTCAATCTTTTTCAGCTGATTTACAATGACCTGAAACTGGCTGAGGACAAAAACACGCAGTATATCACATTCTCATACAACAACACTGATCCCGCGCTGGCAAAGGAGATTCTGACGCTTCTCCTGAAAGATATAAGCGGTGTCCTCCGCACTAAGCAGCTTGAAAATCTGGATAAGCGCATTGAAAACTACAAACTTGAAATCGATCGCGCGGCGGATCTCACTCTGAAAGCAAAACTCAGCGAATTGGTGGCGAGCCTTATTCAGAGTAAGGTGCTTGCCAATGCTGATGAGTATTATGGATTCAGCATAATGACCGAACCTTCTCTTTCTGATCCTCTGGATAAAGTGGGACCCAAAAGAGCACAGATGTGTCTGGCTGCGTTTTTTGTGAGTTTATTCTTAGCTGTTTTCAGCACTCTGGTTCTGCATTTTTCGGGAAATAATCTCAAAAAGAGAAAAAAGGCATATATTCTGTCAAAAAATATTCAGTGA
- a CDS encoding NAD-dependent epimerase, which produces MTKTKILVTGTAGFIGFHLVQKLLERGDEVVGLDSINDYYDVRLKFGRLAETGIHIDDDSASRNRLIQSKKYPNYRFIRLNLENREELEELFRTEKFDKVCNLAAQAGVRYSLTNPDAYINSNITGFLNILECCRHHGVRSLSYASSSSVYGLNETQPFSTSHNVDHPVSLYAASKKSNELMAHTYSHLFGLPTTGLRFFTVYGPWGRPDMALFIFTKAILEGKPIDVFNYGEMKRDFTYIDDIVDGITRVIDSPAESNPLWSGSRPDPGSSKAPYKIFNIGNSSPVRLMDFIEAIENKLGRKAEKNMLPLQAGDVPSTYADVSDLCNMLGYKPSTDVDTGIGRFIDWYRNYYQV; this is translated from the coding sequence ATGACTAAAACTAAAATACTTGTCACAGGCACGGCGGGCTTCATCGGCTTTCATCTTGTACAGAAACTTCTTGAGAGAGGGGATGAGGTTGTCGGGCTGGACAGCATAAATGATTATTATGATGTCAGGCTGAAGTTCGGCAGACTGGCGGAAACCGGAATACATATTGATGATGACTCCGCTTCGCGGAACAGGCTTATCCAGTCTAAAAAGTATCCGAACTACAGGTTTATCCGCCTTAATCTTGAAAACAGAGAAGAACTGGAAGAGCTTTTCAGGACAGAAAAGTTTGACAAGGTATGCAACCTCGCCGCTCAGGCAGGCGTGCGTTACTCCCTCACCAACCCGGATGCTTATATAAATTCCAACATCACAGGTTTTTTAAACATCCTTGAGTGCTGCCGCCATCACGGAGTCAGGTCTCTTTCATATGCGAGCAGCTCATCAGTTTACGGACTTAATGAAACCCAGCCGTTCAGCACATCCCATAACGTTGACCACCCTGTGAGCCTTTATGCTGCCAGCAAAAAATCAAACGAACTCATGGCGCATACCTACAGCCATCTGTTCGGGCTCCCCACAACCGGGCTGAGGTTTTTTACCGTTTACGGGCCTTGGGGAAGGCCGGACATGGCGCTTTTTATCTTCACAAAGGCGATTCTGGAAGGCAAGCCCATTGACGTGTTCAACTACGGCGAGATGAAGCGCGATTTCACCTATATCGATGACATAGTGGACGGCATAACAAGGGTGATAGACAGCCCGGCAGAGAGCAATCCTCTGTGGAGCGGAAGCAGGCCTGATCCGGGTTCTTCAAAAGCGCCTTACAAAATCTTCAATATAGGAAACTCCTCCCCGGTGCGTTTAATGGATTTTATAGAGGCAATCGAGAACAAGCTGGGCAGAAAGGCAGAGAAGAATATGCTGCCTCTTCAGGCAGGAGATGTGCCTTCTACCTATGCAGATGTGAGCGATCTCTGTAATATGCTCGGTTATAAACCGTCAACAGATGTGGATACTGGTATAGGCCGGTTTATAGACTGGTACAGAAATTATTATCAGGTCTGA
- a CDS encoding nucleotide sugar dehydrogenase, translated as MFKHSDIKICILGLGYVGLPLAVEFSKKYYVCGFDINSRRISELVSGFDKTCEVPSEALESSNIRLTSDVKDIKECNVFIVTVPTPIDQHKNPDLSPILGATETVGRVLKKGDIVVYESTVYPGCTEEDCVPVLEKMSGLRFNTDFFCGYSPERINPGDKGRGVKDITKVTSGSTPDVADFIDGIYSSVITAGTHKAPSIKVAEAAKVIENTQRDINIALMNELALIFDKMGVDTASVLEAASTKWNFLRFEPGLVGGHCIGVDPYYLTFKAQSLDYIPNMILSGRKINDGMGKFIAEKTIKMMIAADFPVKNSKVLLAGITFKENCPDIRNTRVIDIYRELREYGVCVDIYDPVADHSDVKEEYGIEMTERPADDYNAVIVAVKHSRFLNGGLTLGSLLTKNGIIIDVKGALPAESNGNFSYWRL; from the coding sequence ATGTTTAAACACAGTGACATCAAAATTTGCATTCTCGGTCTGGGGTATGTTGGTCTTCCTCTGGCTGTTGAATTCTCAAAAAAATATTATGTCTGCGGTTTCGATATTAACAGCAGACGCATCAGCGAGCTTGTCTCCGGCTTTGATAAAACCTGCGAGGTTCCGTCTGAGGCATTGGAATCATCAAATATCAGGCTCACCTCGGATGTTAAAGACATTAAAGAGTGCAATGTCTTTATTGTCACGGTTCCAACCCCCATAGATCAACATAAGAATCCGGATCTTAGCCCTATACTCGGTGCGACTGAAACAGTCGGCAGAGTCCTGAAAAAAGGGGATATTGTTGTTTATGAATCAACAGTTTATCCCGGCTGTACGGAAGAGGACTGTGTCCCCGTGCTGGAAAAGATGAGCGGACTTAGATTTAACACAGACTTTTTCTGCGGTTATTCACCTGAGCGTATCAACCCCGGCGATAAAGGCAGGGGGGTGAAGGACATCACTAAGGTTACCAGCGGCAGCACCCCGGATGTTGCTGATTTTATTGACGGCATATATTCCTCGGTGATCACCGCCGGGACACACAAAGCGCCGAGTATCAAAGTTGCCGAAGCGGCAAAAGTCATTGAAAATACCCAGCGTGATATAAATATTGCCCTTATGAATGAGCTTGCGCTCATTTTCGATAAAATGGGTGTGGACACCGCAAGCGTTCTTGAGGCGGCCTCCACCAAATGGAACTTCCTCCGTTTTGAGCCGGGGCTGGTCGGCGGACACTGCATCGGTGTTGATCCTTACTATCTGACCTTTAAGGCACAGTCACTTGACTATATCCCTAATATGATACTTTCCGGCAGAAAAATTAATGACGGAATGGGTAAGTTCATCGCTGAAAAGACCATTAAGATGATGATCGCGGCGGACTTTCCGGTTAAAAACTCGAAAGTTCTGCTCGCCGGTATAACTTTCAAGGAAAACTGTCCGGATATAAGAAATACCAGAGTCATTGATATTTACAGGGAACTCAGGGAGTACGGAGTCTGCGTTGATATTTATGATCCTGTTGCAGACCATTCTGATGTCAAAGAAGAATACGGCATTGAAATGACAGAGCGGCCTGCTGATGACTATAACGCAGTGATAGTTGCTGTAAAGCACAGCCGTTTTCTGAACGGCGGGCTGACACTTGGCAGTCTGCTGACAAAAAACGGAATAATTATTGATGTCAAAGGAGCGCTGCCCGCTGAAAGCAACGGGAACTTTTCGTACTGGCGCTTATAA
- the mscL gene encoding large-conductance mechanosensitive channel protein MscL, which yields MAIIHEFKKFAMRGNVADMAVGIIIGGAFGKIVSSLVADVLMPPLGLLLGNVNFSELAVTLKAASGDAAAVTLNYGRFIQTVLDFVIMAFAVFLLIKGMNSLKKKEEDAPAAPPEPSKEEQLLGEIRDILKNK from the coding sequence ATGGCTATAATTCATGAGTTCAAGAAATTTGCCATGCGCGGAAATGTTGCGGACATGGCGGTGGGTATCATAATCGGCGGCGCTTTCGGCAAAATAGTTTCGAGCCTTGTTGCTGATGTGCTTATGCCTCCCCTGGGTCTTCTTCTGGGCAATGTCAATTTCAGCGAGCTTGCAGTAACGCTTAAAGCAGCTTCCGGCGATGCCGCCGCTGTTACCCTCAATTACGGCAGGTTCATACAGACGGTGCTGGACTTTGTTATAATGGCGTTTGCCGTTTTCCTGCTTATCAAAGGGATGAACAGCCTGAAAAAGAAAGAGGAGGATGCCCCGGCAGCTCCGCCGGAGCCTTCAAAGGAAGAGCAGCTTCTCGGCGAGATACGCGATATTCTCAAAAACAAATAA
- a CDS encoding acyl-CoA thioesterase, giving the protein MDNYVLVRPEHLNHYGYLFGGMMLKWIDEIAWLAASLDFPGYSLVTVTMDKVIFKHRVENGSILKFITLPEKIGRTSVSYNVTVEADAPGAKEVVEVFSTNVKFVAIDGDGKPVALPQEIQLRSGKVP; this is encoded by the coding sequence ATGGATAACTATGTGCTCGTAAGACCCGAACATCTCAATCACTACGGTTATCTTTTCGGCGGCATGATGCTGAAATGGATAGACGAAATAGCATGGCTTGCCGCTTCTCTGGACTTTCCGGGCTATTCCCTTGTGACAGTTACCATGGATAAGGTTATCTTTAAGCACAGGGTGGAGAACGGTTCGATACTCAAGTTTATAACCCTGCCGGAGAAGATAGGCCGCACCTCTGTGAGCTACAATGTAACGGTTGAGGCGGATGCGCCGGGTGCTAAAGAGGTAGTGGAGGTGTTCTCCACCAATGTGAAGTTTGTGGCTATAGACGGTGACGGAAAGCCCGTGGCTCTTCCGCAGGAAATCCAGCTGCGGAGCGGAAAAGTGCCTTAA
- the extI gene encoding selenite/tellurite reduction operon porin ExtI, producing MRNIKFFTFFLVVMLMASSAFAFKPIELGEGKYLKFFYEGQFGVTMRNTGSGDQGEDDTADFNFRRNRFGFIGTYNDKLSFYLQTEYLDDKAVNPLGVKDSLTDDEKFYVLDAQIRYAQNNAFNVTLGKFKHNLTRENLEGCFTPLNFDRSLFVAAPFKTSRDYGVAVWGNLANDYLQYRLDVMEGRESGGEGSVGSYVPNSGFRYTGRLHFTMFDKETGYGYQGSYLGEKKILTVGGSYQYEADVAFKDATNRADAVDYSAYSLDFFTEIPTSAGTFTLSGAYLDIDLDDLHKGADPDSALTDNVAASTFNGANGQRNGYYVKAGYMLPMDIGPGKLQFFGRYDSFEYASLNGYADNKVDFYAFGANYYLAGNDIKIVGQYSITDFDKEVGADTNKQDFDTFEMYLQVRF from the coding sequence ATGAGAAATATAAAGTTTTTTACATTCTTTCTGGTTGTGATGCTCATGGCAAGCTCGGCTTTTGCTTTTAAGCCCATTGAGCTCGGCGAAGGCAAATACCTGAAATTCTTCTATGAAGGTCAGTTCGGCGTTACCATGAGAAACACAGGCTCAGGCGATCAGGGTGAAGACGACACGGCAGACTTCAACTTCAGAAGAAACAGATTCGGCTTCATAGGCACTTACAATGATAAACTCAGCTTCTATCTTCAGACAGAGTATCTTGATGACAAAGCTGTTAACCCCCTCGGCGTGAAAGACTCACTCACTGACGACGAGAAGTTCTATGTTCTTGACGCGCAGATAAGATACGCCCAGAACAACGCATTCAACGTTACGCTCGGTAAATTTAAGCACAACCTCACAAGGGAAAACCTTGAAGGCTGCTTTACTCCCCTTAACTTCGACCGCTCACTCTTTGTCGCTGCTCCCTTCAAAACAAGCAGAGACTACGGTGTTGCAGTATGGGGCAACCTTGCCAACGACTACCTCCAGTACAGACTTGATGTAATGGAAGGCCGTGAATCCGGCGGTGAAGGCAGCGTAGGAAGCTATGTTCCCAACTCAGGATTCCGCTACACTGGCCGTCTGCACTTCACTATGTTTGACAAGGAAACAGGCTACGGCTATCAGGGTTCATACCTCGGTGAGAAAAAAATCCTTACTGTAGGCGGTTCATACCAGTATGAAGCTGATGTTGCGTTCAAGGATGCCACAAACAGAGCAGACGCTGTTGACTACAGCGCGTACTCTCTGGATTTCTTCACTGAAATACCCACTTCAGCAGGTACATTCACTCTGTCAGGCGCATACCTTGACATAGACCTTGATGACCTTCACAAAGGCGCAGACCCTGATTCAGCCCTCACTGACAACGTTGCGGCAAGCACATTCAACGGCGCTAACGGTCAGAGAAACGGCTACTATGTGAAAGCAGGCTATATGCTCCCCATGGACATAGGCCCCGGCAAGCTCCAGTTCTTCGGCAGATATGACAGCTTTGAATACGCTTCGCTCAACGGTTACGCAGACAACAAAGTTGACTTCTACGCTTTCGGCGCTAACTACTATCTCGCCGGCAACGACATCAAAATAGTAGGCCAGTACTCTATTACCGACTTTGATAAAGAGGTCGGAGCAGATACCAACAAGCAGGATTTCGACACCTTTGAAATGTACCTGCAGGTAAGATTCTAA
- the extJ gene encoding selenite/tellurite reduction operon protein ExtJ encodes MKKKITVIAIALTLVVAGAAFAAVKQSKGKVVEKDGTTITIKLDKDIDVKKGDDVKVEALGSPKGGFQLQGC; translated from the coding sequence ATGAAAAAGAAAATCACTGTAATTGCAATTGCACTTACTCTTGTTGTGGCTGGTGCAGCTTTCGCTGCTGTTAAACAGTCCAAAGGCAAAGTTGTTGAGAAAGACGGCACAACCATCACAATCAAACTCGACAAAGACATCGACGTTAAAAAAGGCGACGATGTAAAAGTTGAAGCACTCGGTTCCCCCAAAGGCGGTTTCCAGCTTCAGGGCTGCTAA